Proteins from a single region of Fusobacterium gonidiaformans ATCC 25563:
- the upp gene encoding uracil phosphoribosyltransferase: MAVIEVNHPLIQHKLTILRNKDTDTKSFRENLSEIAKLMTYEATKNLKVMEEEVETPLMKTTGYTLEEKVAIVPILRAGLGMVEGIQSLIPTAKVGHIGVYRNEETLEPVYYYCKLPTDIEKRRVILVDPMLATGGSAVYAIDYLKSQNVKDIVFMCLVAAPIGIEKLLNKHPDVAIYTAKIDQGLTENGYIYPGLGDCGDRIFGTK, from the coding sequence AAACAAGGATACAGATACAAAGTCATTTCGAGAAAATTTAAGTGAAATTGCAAAACTAATGACTTATGAGGCAACAAAAAATTTAAAGGTAATGGAAGAAGAAGTAGAAACTCCATTGATGAAAACCACTGGATATACTTTAGAAGAAAAAGTGGCGATTGTACCTATTTTAAGAGCAGGTTTAGGGATGGTAGAGGGAATTCAATCTTTAATTCCTACAGCAAAAGTTGGACATATTGGGGTATATAGAAATGAAGAAACTTTAGAACCGGTATACTACTATTGCAAATTACCAACAGATATTGAAAAAAGAAGAGTCATTTTAGTGGATCCTATGTTAGCTACTGGTGGATCGGCAGTATATGCAATTGATTATTTAAAATCGCAAAATGTAAAAGATATTGTTTTTATGTGTTTAGTAGCGGCTCCAATAGGAATTGAAAAGTTGTTAAATAAACATCCGGATGTAGCAATTTACACTGCAAAAATCGATCAAGGATTGACAGAAAATGGATATATCTATCCAGGATTAGGAGATTGTGGAGATCGAATTTTTGGAACAAAATAG
- a CDS encoding heavy-metal-associated domain-containing protein, translating to MRKVLKIDGMGCEHCVKSVKEALSTLEGLSLLEVKIGEATVEMAEDYDMKKIQEALDDAGYDLL from the coding sequence ATGCGAAAGGTATTAAAAATTGACGGAATGGGTTGTGAACATTGTGTGAAATCTGTAAAGGAAGCATTATCTACATTAGAAGGACTTTCTTTATTAGAAGTAAAAATAGGAGAAGCAACAGTTGAAATGGCAGAAGATTATGATATGAAAAAGATCCAAGAAGCTTTAGATGATGCTGGATATGATTTACTATGA
- a CDS encoding heavy metal translocating P-type ATPase yields MKKEILEISGITCQACVAKIERKVSRMDGVEQVNVNLSTGIGTFSYDSGKVKLEEIIAMIEKLGYEGKVPQKEDKEAKKREKEERLRKEKREFQIIFFFSVIVFYISMGSMMGLPLPRVISMEENPILFALMQLCFSIPVLYLGRHFYQKGLKQLFLRAPNMDSLIAVGTGAAFLYSLYGFYRITQGEIHYVHHLYFESSVMILAFISLGKYLEKRSKGKTSEAIQKLMDMQVVVAHKIVGENILSVPLEEVELQDILLVKAGEKIPLDGIILEGESTINESMLTGESIPVSKKVGDTVYGATINGEANLKIKVEAVGEDTVIAKIIHLVEDAQGTKAPIAKLADEISLYFVPVVMMIAIVAALFWYFVMGKDFLFSITIFVSVMVIACPCSLGLATPTAIMVGTGRGAELGVLIKSGEALQKAQEMTAIVFDKTGTLTEGKPELEKILSYESGEWLRIAASLEQYSEHPLGRAVIEAVKREGLSFFEIENLEILVGRGISGKKDGKSYFLGSPKGVLEFGGSLENTGEVVSYEEEGKTVLYLVEEGKTVASFIVADQMKEESKQVLEILKNKGFSLAMITGDKKETAESIAKKIGMDTVFAEVSPEDKYLKVKELQEQGKKVIMVGDGINDSPALMQADLGIAMGGGTDIAMESADIVLMKKNLFGILDALDLSEATMKNIKQNLFWAFLYNSLGLPLAAGVLYPFTGHLLNPMIAGFAMAMSSVSVVTNALRLRYFKRG; encoded by the coding sequence ATGAAAAAAGAAATACTAGAAATTTCAGGAATTACTTGCCAAGCATGTGTGGCTAAAATTGAAAGAAAAGTTTCTAGAATGGATGGAGTAGAGCAAGTAAATGTCAATTTATCGACTGGGATTGGGACTTTTTCTTATGATAGTGGCAAAGTAAAATTAGAAGAGATTATTGCTATGATTGAAAAATTAGGTTATGAAGGAAAAGTACCTCAAAAAGAAGATAAAGAAGCAAAAAAGAGAGAAAAAGAAGAAAGACTAAGAAAAGAGAAAAGAGAATTTCAAATTATTTTTTTCTTTTCTGTTATCGTATTTTATATTTCAATGGGAAGCATGATGGGCCTTCCTTTACCAAGAGTAATATCCATGGAGGAAAATCCGATTCTGTTTGCCTTGATGCAATTGTGTTTTAGTATTCCGGTATTGTACTTAGGAAGACATTTTTATCAAAAAGGATTGAAACAGTTATTCTTAAGAGCTCCTAATATGGATTCTTTAATAGCAGTAGGAACAGGGGCAGCTTTTTTGTATAGTCTTTACGGATTTTATCGCATTACTCAAGGAGAAATTCATTATGTACATCATTTGTATTTTGAATCTTCTGTCATGATCTTAGCTTTTATTTCATTAGGGAAGTATTTAGAGAAAAGAAGCAAGGGAAAAACCTCGGAAGCAATTCAAAAATTGATGGATATGCAAGTTGTTGTTGCTCATAAAATAGTAGGGGAAAATATTCTTTCTGTTCCTTTAGAAGAAGTAGAATTGCAAGATATTCTATTAGTGAAAGCAGGAGAAAAAATTCCTTTGGATGGAATCATTCTAGAGGGAGAATCTACCATTAATGAATCCATGTTAACAGGAGAGAGTATACCTGTTAGCAAAAAAGTCGGAGATACTGTTTATGGAGCAACAATCAATGGAGAAGCGAATTTAAAAATCAAGGTAGAAGCTGTGGGAGAGGATACTGTTATCGCAAAAATTATTCATTTAGTAGAAGATGCTCAAGGAACAAAGGCACCGATTGCGAAATTAGCAGATGAAATTTCCTTGTACTTTGTACCTGTTGTTATGATGATTGCCATCGTAGCAGCCTTATTTTGGTATTTTGTTATGGGAAAAGATTTTTTGTTTTCAATTACTATTTTTGTTTCTGTTATGGTAATTGCTTGTCCATGTTCTTTAGGGTTAGCAACACCGACAGCGATTATGGTTGGAACAGGTCGTGGAGCAGAACTCGGAGTTTTGATTAAATCCGGAGAAGCTTTACAAAAAGCACAGGAGATGACTGCCATTGTTTTTGATAAGACAGGGACGTTGACGGAAGGGAAACCTGAGTTAGAAAAGATCTTATCTTACGAATCCGGAGAATGGTTAAGAATAGCAGCTTCTTTAGAACAATATTCTGAACATCCTCTAGGAAGAGCTGTTATAGAGGCGGTTAAAAGAGAAGGACTTTCTTTCTTTGAAATCGAAAATCTCGAAATATTAGTAGGACGTGGAATATCAGGAAAAAAAGATGGGAAATCTTATTTCTTAGGAAGTCCAAAAGGAGTTTTGGAGTTTGGAGGAAGTTTAGAGAATACCGGAGAGGTTGTTTCCTATGAAGAAGAGGGAAAAACTGTCCTATATTTAGTAGAAGAAGGGAAGACAGTGGCCTCTTTTATTGTAGCAGATCAAATGAAAGAAGAAAGTAAACAAGTTTTAGAAATACTAAAAAATAAAGGCTTTTCTTTGGCAATGATTACAGGGGATAAAAAAGAAACAGCAGAAAGCATTGCAAAAAAAATAGGAATGGATACTGTTTTTGCTGAGGTAAGTCCTGAAGATAAATATTTAAAGGTAAAAGAATTACAGGAACAAGGGAAAAAAGTAATTATGGTAGGAGATGGTATCAATGATTCTCCCGCTTTGATGCAGGCAGATTTAGGGATTGCAATGGGTGGAGGAACAGACATTGCTATGGAAAGTGCTGATATTGTTTTGATGAAAAAGAACCTTTTTGGAATTTTAGATGCTTTGGATTTAAGTGAAGCAACTATGAAAAATATCAAACAAAACTTATTTTGGGCATTCTTATACAATAGCTTAGGTCTCCCATTGGCAGCGGGCGTTTTATATC